The sequence below is a genomic window from Microbulbifer hydrolyticus.
ACCGGCAACCTTCTGGCCTTCCAGTGCCGCCGCCAGACGTTCGAAGGTAGCGCCTTCAACGATGCGGTACTCTTCGTTGAGGTCCTTGCGAACTTCGTCGAGCTGCGCCTTTTCGATCGCCAGAGAGCGCTGATCTTTCTGCAGGCCGTCGCGGGTGAATACCTGTACGTCGATCACGGTACCGCGCGTGCCGGAAGGTGCACGCAGTGAGGTGTCTTTCACATCAGACGCCTTTTCACCGAAGATCGCACGCAGCAGCTTTTCTTCCGGTGTCAGCTGGGCTTCACCTTTCGGTGTCACCTTGCCAACCAGAATGTCACCGGCGCCAACTTCCGCACCAATGTACACAATGCCGGACTCGTCCAGCTTGTTCAGTGCAGACTCACCGACGTTGGGGATATCCGCGGTGATTTCCTCACTGCCCAGCTTGGTGTCACGGGCAATACAGGTCAGTTCCTGAATGTGGATGGTGGTGAAGCGGTCTTCCTGTACCACACGCTCGCTCACGAGGATGGAGTCCTCGAAGTTGTAGCCGTTCCACGGCATGAACGCGATACGCATGTTCTGGCCCAGTGCCAGCTCACCCAGGTCCACGGACGGGCCGTCGGCCAGGATATCGCCACGCTCTACCACGTCGCCGGTTTTCACGATCGGACGCTGGTTGATACAGGTGTTCTGGTTGGAACGGGTGTACTTGGTGAGACCGTAAAGGTCCACACCGGCATCACCGGCTTCCACTTCCTCGTCGCGCACACGCACAACCACGCGGCTGGCATCGACACGCTCGATCACACCACCGCGCTTGGCCACCACACAGACACCGGAGTCGCGCGCCACGGTGCGCTCCATACCGGTACCTACCAGCGGCTTTTCGGCGCGCAGGGTCGGCACCGCCTGACGCTGCATGTTCGAACCCATGAGTGCGCGGTTGGCGTCATCGTGCTCGAGGAACGGGATCATCGCCGCAGCCACGGACACTACCTGACGGGCGGACACATCCATGTACTGGATTTCATCCGGCGTCTTCAGGGTAAATTCGTACTGGTAACGCACGCTGACCAGATCGTCGGTGAAACGGCCGTTTTCATCGACCGCCGCGGACGCCTGCGCCACAACAAAGTTGGCTTCGTTGATCGCGGACAGGTATTCAATTTGGTCGGTCAGCTTGCCGTCGATCACCTTGCGGTACGGACTCTCGAGGAAACCGTAGTGGTTGGCGCGCGCGTAGGTGGCCAGGGAGTTGATCAGACCGATGTTCGGGCCTTCCGGCGTCTCAATCGGACACACGCGACCGTAGTGGGTCGGGTGCACGTCCCGCACCTCAAAGCCGGCGCGCTCGCGGGTCAGGCCACCCGGGCCCAGTGCGGAAACACGGCGCTTGTGGGTAACTTCTGACAGCGGGTTGTTCTGGTCCATAAACTGGGACAGCTGGGAGGAACCAAAGAATTCCTTCACCGCAGCCGCAACCGGCTTGGCATTGATCAGATCCTGCGGCATCAGGCCTTCGGACTCTGCCATGGACAGGCGCTCTTTCACCGCGCGCTCTACACGCACCAGGCCCACACGGAACTGGTTTTCGGCCATCTCGCCCACGGAGCGCACACGGCGGTTACCCAGGTGGTCGATATCATCGACCATGCCGCGACCGTTACGGATTTCGATCAGGGTCTTGAGCACATCGACGATGTCTTCCTTGCTCAGGGTGCCCTGGCCGGTCTCGTCTTCGCGACCCAGACGGCGGTTGAACTTCATGCGGCCTACCGCAGACAGGTCGTAGCGCTCGTCGGAGAAGAACAGGTTCTCGAACAGAGACTCTGCAGATTCCTTGGTGGGCGGCTCGCCGGGGCGCATCATGCGGTAGATTTCCACCAGCGCTTCCAGCTGAGTGCGGGACGGGTCCGCACGCAGGGTATCGGAGATGAACGGACCGCAATCCAGGTCGTTGGTGTAGAGGGTTTCAACACTCTTCACGTTCAGGAGGCGCAGCTTCGCAACGACTTCATCGGTAATTTCGGTATTACACTCCACCGCGACTTCACCGGTAGAGTCATCGATGATGTCGTGCGCCAGGACGCGGCCGTTGAGGTAAGTCAGCGGTGCTTCCAGGTTTTCAACGCCGGCTTTTTCCAGCTGGCGGATGTGACGCGGGGTAATACGGCGGCCTTCCTCAACGATGACCTTGCCCTTGCCATCCTTGATGTCGAAGGAAGCAACATCACCGCGCAGGCGCGACGGGATCAGCTCGAGGCTGACAGTGTCGTCTTCCAGGGTGAACTTGCTGGTTTCGAAGAACATTTCCAGCATTTCCTGGGAGGCATAGCCCAGGGCGCGCAGCAGAATGGTCGCCGGCAGTTTACGACGACGGTCGATACGTACGTATACGAGGTCTTTCGGGTCGAACTCGAAGTCCAGCCAGGAGCCGCGGTAAGGAATCACCCGTGCGGCGTACAGCAGCTTACCGGAGGAGTGCGTCTTGCCTTTGTCGTGATCGAAGAATACACCCGGGGAGCGGTGCAGCTGGGAAACGATAACGCGCTCGGTACCATTGATTACGAAGGTACCGTTTTCAGTCATGAGCGGAATTTCGCCCATGTAAACTTCCTGCTCTTTAATGTCCTTGATGGACTTATTCGCAGATTCTTTATCGTAAATAATCAGACGCACGCGAACCCGCAGCGGACACGCGTAGGTGACGCCACGCAGGGTACATTCCTTGACATCAAACGCAGGTTTGCCGAGGGTGTAGCTCACGTACTCCAGAGCGGCGTTGCCAGAATAACTGACAATCGGAAATACAGACTTGAACGCCGCCTGCAGGCCAATGTCCAGGCGCTCATCCGGGCGCGTGTCGGCCTGCGTGAATTTGCGATACGAGTCCAGCTGTATCGCAAGCAGGAAAGGTACGTCCATGACCTTAGGCAGTTTGCCGAAATCCTTGCGGATACGTTTTTTCTCAGTGTATGAGTAAGCCATTCATATTCCCCAGCTTGATCAGTGACAAGACTTCATCAGAGCGGCGGTCAGGTTTCTGACGATACGCAGCCCATCCGGGCGAGAAGTCTCTGCACATTGCGCTACGCTTAAAACAGATGGTTAAAAACCGTACCGCTTTGTGCGCAAACCTCTCGAGTTTTTCTGCCGTTTGGCGGATTCAGAGTTTTCCCCTTGGCGGGAAAAAGCCCCATGCCGCAAACGGCAAAAAGGCCGGCGGACAAATGTCCACCAGCCTTGCCGTCAGTGGTCGATTTCGCAGCCACTGACGGTGGTGTGTAGAACCGAATTACTTCAGTTCTACAGTAGCGCCAGCTTCTTCCAGCTCTTTCTTCGCTGCTTCGGCTTCGTCCTTGGACACGCCTTCTTTCAGCGGGCTCGGAGCGCCGTCTACCAGAGCTTTGGCTTCTTTCAGGCCAAGACCAGTGATACCGCGAACAGCTTTGATCACGTTCACTTTCTTGTCGCCAGCAGAGCTCAGGATTACGTCGAATTCGTCCTTCTCTTCTGCAGCAGCTTCGCCTGCAGCCGGGCCAGCCATTACAGCGGCAGCCGCGGTTACGCCGAACTTCTCTTCCATAGCTTCGATCAGCTCAACAACGTCCTTAACGGACATTTCGGCGATCGCATTGATGATATCTTCTTTAGTCAGAGACATGAGTTAGTACCTGATTTCGTGTGAGCAGCAAACTGCTCGTAATTTCTTTAAAAGTTGAAAACTGCCATTTCGCTTTAGCGAAACAGTTACGCAGCTTCCTGCTCTTTTTGGTCGCGAACGGCCGCAATAGTGCGAACCAGTTTGCCAGCAGAGGCTTCTTTCATGCAGCTCATCAGCTTAGCGATTGCTTCATCGTAAGTCGGCAGGCTTGCCAACAGAGCGATGTCAGTCGCTACGCCTTCAAAGGCGGCACCTTTCAGCTCCAGCTTGTCATTGCCCTTGGCGAACTCTTTCAGGATGCGCGCGCCGGCACCCGGATGTTCGTTGGAAAAAGCAATGATGCTGGGACCTACGAAGTTCTCGATGAGACATTCGAATTCGGTACCGGCCAGAGCGCGACGCGCCAGAGTATTGCGAACGACTTTCAACCAAACGCCGTTTTCGCGAGCCTCTTTGCGCAGGGCAGTCATGTCGTTTACGGTAACGCCGCGGGAATCCGCAACCACCGCCGACAGGGCACCCTCAGCAGCCTGCTGGACTTCCGCGACAATCGCTTTCTTGTCTACGAGTCCAATAGCCATAGTGTCACTCCTGGATTTGAATGAAGGCCGGGAACTACATGTAATCCCGGCCCGTTCCGGTGCATAAAGCTCAAATCCAGTAAAAATACTGGTTTGGGCGACACCGTCTGCGTAGGCTCAATCTCCCAGGCAATAAACCTGAAGGCCAACCTGGCCGGAGACTTGGATTAAGCAGCAGATATTTAAACCTCAAATACCCGCCACACCTACGGTCTTTGACGGCCCACCTCCCCCGCCGAAGCAGGTGGTGGACCCCAAAGTTCTTTTTACTGAACGAATAACTTCCCGAGAAGTTACTTAACGTCCAGTGTGGCCTGGTCGATGGTCAGACCCGGGCCCATGGTAGTGCTCAGGGTGATCTTCTTCAGATACACGCCTTTCGCAGAAGCCGGCTTGGCCTTTTTCAGGTCAGCAACCAGTGCTTCCAGGTTTTCCTTCAGCGCGTTAACGTCGAAGCCAACCTTGCCGATACCACCGTGAATGATGCCGCCTTTGTCAGCGCGGAAACGCACCTGACCAGCCTTGGCATTCTTGACCGCGGTAGCAACGTCCGGGGTCACGGTACCGGTCTTCGGGTTCGGCATCAGGCCACGCGGGCCGAGGATCTGACCCAACTGACCGACAACACGCATAGCGTCCGGAGAAGCCACAACCACGTCGAAATCCATCTTGCCGGCTTTTACTTCAGCAGCCAGCTCATCCATACCAACCAGATCGGCGCCCGCTTCTTTAGCGGCATCGGCATTGGCACCCTGGGTAAATACAGCAACGCGTACTTCTTTACCGGTACCGTGCGGCAGGGTGGTAGCACCACGAACAGCCTGGTCGGATTTACGCGGATCGATACCGAGATTGATGGCAGCATCAACGGTTTCCGCAAATTTTACGTTGGAGAATTCTTTAAGCAGCGCTACGGCTTCGTCGATGCCGTATGCTTTGCCAGATTCCACTTTCTCAGCCATAGCGCGCTGACGCTTGGTCAATTTAGCCACTTACAGACCCTCCACTTCGATACCAGCACTGCGAGCAGAACCAGCGATGGTGCGCACCGCTGCGTCCATATCGGAGGCAGTCAGGTCTGCTTTTTTCATTTCCACGATCTCTTCGAGCTGGGCACGGGTCACTTTACCGACTTTCTCGGTGTTCGGACGGCCAGAACCGCTCTTGATCTTGGCAGCCTTGCGCAGCAGTACCGCGGCGGGCGGGGACTTCATGATGAAAGTGAAGGAGCGATCGCTGTAGACAGAGATCACTACCGGCACCGGCAGGCCCGGCTCCAGGCTCTGGGTCTGTGCGTTGAACGCCTTACAGAACTCCATGATGTTCACACCGTGCTGACCCAGTGCAGGACCAACGGGGGGACTCGGGTTGGCCTGACCGGCCTTCACTTGCAGCTTGATATAAGCTTCAATTTTCTTAGCCATTACAGCTTCCTCTTTAACTGGGTATTAGCGCCTGCGCTGTACACTCATACAAACGTGCAACGCTCAGCTCCCCTGTTTACCCTGTACCCTGCAACCCCCAAAAGGGCTTACACGGTTTTCAGGGACGCGAAAGCCCCCTTCCACCAGCGGCGAAAGAGGGCCGAATCCTTTCAGCTCGAACTCAGTTCTTTTCTACCTGACCGAATTCCAGCTCAACCGGCGTGGAGCGACCGAAGATCAACACCGCCACCCGCAGGCGACTCTTCTCGTAGTTGACCTCTTCGACCACACCGTTGAAATCATTAAACGGACCGTCGATAACACGCACCATCTCGCCCGGCTCGAACAGCGTCTTGGGCTTGGGCTTGTCGACAGAGTCATCGATGCGATTCAGGATAGCCTGCGCTTCGCGATCGGTAATCGGTGCTGGCTTGTCAGCCTTACCACCAATAAAGCCCAGCACACGCGGCGTTTCTTTCACCAGGTGCCAGGTATCATCGTTGAGCTCCATCTCCACCAGCACGTAACCGGGGAAAAACTTCCGCTCACTCTTACGCTTCTGGCCGGCACGCATCTCTACCACCTCTTCGGTGGGCACGAGCACCTCACCAAACAGGTGATCCATTTCGTGCAGCTCAATGCGCTCCTTGAGAGAAGTCTTTACGCGCTTCTCATAGCCGGAGTAAGCCTGAACCACATACCAATGCTTTGCCATGGATTAACCTTTAACCAATAATCTTGGAGGCAGCCCAACCGAGACCGGTATCCAGTGCCCAGAGAATAACTGCCATCAGCAGCACGAACACCACCACGATCAACGTGGTCTGGGTCGCTTCCTGACGAGAGGGCCACACCACCCGGCGCACTTCATTCTGCGCCTCCCGCAGCAGATTCCAGAAAGCATTACCCTTCTCGGTCTGCACTGCTACAAATACGGCCGCCACGCAAAGCGCAACAATTGCCAGTACACGATACAGCAGGGGGATTTCGGCGTAGTAGGAATTGCCCGCCACAGCAGCACCAACGAGCAGCACCACCAACAGCCACTTCAGGCCGTCAAGACGAAAGGTTTTCGCCTCTACTTTAGCATTCATACAAAGAAGCCTTTAGCGCGCCTATCACTGCAAGGCGCCTTTATTGCCAACGACCACAAAGAGCGACAGCAGTACAGGATAGCCCAACTGCAGGCCCCTTGCGGGCATCTGAAAGTTGGCAGGCCAGGAGGGACTCGAACCCCCAACAGCCGGTTTTGGAGACCGGTGCTCTACCAATTGAACTACTGGCCTGGAACACCCGGATACATGGCTACAGACGCCAGCACCGGAAAAAACGAGGGGCGGATCATACCACCCACCCCAGCGTTTGCAAGCGTGACCGCCAATTCAGGCTGGCGGCCACACTCGACGCATCGATTACTCGATGATCTTGGCTACAACGCCAGCACCAACAGTACGGCCACCTTCGCGAATCGCGAAGCGCAGGCCATCTTCCATGGCGATCGGGGCAATCAGGGTAACAACCATCTGAACGTTATCGCCCGGCATTACCATCTCGGTACCTTCCGGCAGCTCACACGCACCGGTTACATCGGTGGTACGGAAGTAGAACTGCGGACGGTAGCCCTTGAAGAACGGGGTGTGACGACCACCTTCATCCTTGGACAGTACGTACACTTCCGCTTCGAACTTGGTGTGCGGAGTGATGGAACCCGGCTTCGCCAGCACCTGACCACGCTCAACTTCGTCACGCTTGGTGCCACGCAGCAGTGCGCCAATGTTCTCACCCGCACGACCTTCGTCGAGCAGCTTGCGGAACATTTCAACACCGGTACAGGTGGTGGAAGTGGTGTCTTTAATACCAACGATCTGAATTTCGTCACCAGTGCGGATAATGCCACGCTCTACACGGCCGGTTACTACGGTACCGCGACCAGAGATGGAGAATACGTCTTCGATCGGCATCAGGAACGGCTGGTCTACTGCACGCTCCGGCTCCGGGATGTACTCATCCAGGGTTTCAACCAGCTTCTTAACAGCGGTGGTACCCATTTCGTTGTCATCTTCGCCGTTCAGCGCCATCAGCGCAGAACCGGTGATGATCGGAGTGTCGTCACCCGGGAACTCGTACTGATCGAGAAGTTCGCGAACTTCCATCTCTACCAGCTCCAGCAGCTCTTCGTCGTCGACCATGTCGGCTTTGTTCAGGAATACCACGATGTACGGTACACCTACCTGACGAGACAGCAGGATGTGCTCACGAGTCTGCGGCATGGGGCCGTCAGCTGCGGAACATACCAGGATAGCGCCATCCATCTGGGCAGCACCGGTGATCATGTTCTTTACGTAGTCGGCGTGTCCCGGGCAGTCAACGTGCGCGTAGTGACGGGTCGGGGACTCGTACTCAACGTGAGAGGTAGCGATGGTGATACCGCGCTCACGCTCTTCCGGTGCGTTGTCGATACCGTCGAAAGCAACGGCAGAGCCGCCCCATACTTCGGCACATACGCGAGTCAGCGCTGCGGTCAGAGTGGTTTTACCGTGGTCGACGTGACCAATGGTGCCCACGTTTACGTGGGGCTTGGAACGTTCAAACTTTTCTTTTGCCATTGCGGGCCTCCCAATATAAGCGTGAGCCGAACTAGCGACTTTACCCAAGAACAGCCCCCGGGCAACTATCAGACACCTAACAGCAATCTATCAGGAACCTAACTCGGGAACCGATGCACCCAGGCCCGCCTGACGGCAAAAAAGCCGGATACAAATAACCGCGGAGACACAGGTCACCGCGGCTACGAATAATGGAGCTCATGGGCGGATTTGAACCGCCGACCTCACCCTTACCAAGGGTGTGCTCTACCCCTGAGCTACATGAGCTTACTCCGAAAATCAGCAGATTCCTGCTGATGCGCAAGCGGGGCTGCCTGCGCTACATTCAACCCAAGGCCGAATGAAAACCAACCAAGCTCCGCACAAAAGAATGGAGCGGGCAGCGGGAATCGAACCCGCATCATCAGCTTGGAAGGCTGAGGTTCTACCATTGAACTATGCCCGCGCTATCGCGTGCGAAACCTCCAAGCAGAAGAGCAATCAACCTCTTCTACCTTCGATGCCAGCACACAGACATCTAAATAATGGTGCAGGGGGGTGGATTCGAACCACCGAAGCTTGCGCGTCAGATTTACAGTCTGATCCCTTTGGCCACTCGGGAACCCCTGCTCGAAAGCGGTGCGTATTTTCTACAGCGACCACTTCGATGTCAACAATTTTTTCCTTCAAATTCACACACTTACCTGAACTTCTTCAGCAGCCTGCGAACAGGGAGGAAATGGAGCTGGCGAGAGGAGTCGAACCCCCGACCGGCTGATTACAAGTCAGCTGCTCTACCAACTGAGCTACGCCAGCATCTCCAGATAGGCCTGATTCAGGCCTGCCCACATCCGGGTTTGTTGACACCCCCTGAAGTGGAGGCGGGATTCTAGGGGAAGTGCCCGTGACAAGCAACAGGGTATTGTCGCTTTTCTTCACCCTCGATAGATCTCGCCGATGGATTACTCTTCATCACCGGAACGTATCTCACTACACAGATTCTGGCGGCGCTCGATATCCGGATAATCCAGCTGCAACTGATCCCAGAAGTCATCGGCGACAGTCTCAGGAGAAACACCGCCCGCCCCACTCCCAAGCACAACCCAGCGCTCCAGGTAAGTCT
It includes:
- the rplJ gene encoding 50S ribosomal protein L10 yields the protein MAIGLVDKKAIVAEVQQAAEGALSAVVADSRGVTVNDMTALRKEARENGVWLKVVRNTLARRALAGTEFECLIENFVGPSIIAFSNEHPGAGARILKEFAKGNDKLELKGAAFEGVATDIALLASLPTYDEAIAKLMSCMKEASAGKLVRTIAAVRDQKEQEAA
- the tuf gene encoding elongation factor Tu, which produces MAKEKFERSKPHVNVGTIGHVDHGKTTLTAALTRVCAEVWGGSAVAFDGIDNAPEERERGITIATSHVEYESPTRHYAHVDCPGHADYVKNMITGAAQMDGAILVCSAADGPMPQTREHILLSRQVGVPYIVVFLNKADMVDDEELLELVEMEVRELLDQYEFPGDDTPIITGSALMALNGEDDNEMGTTAVKKLVETLDEYIPEPERAVDQPFLMPIEDVFSISGRGTVVTGRVERGIIRTGDEIQIVGIKDTTSTTCTGVEMFRKLLDEGRAGENIGALLRGTKRDEVERGQVLAKPGSITPHTKFEAEVYVLSKDEGGRHTPFFKGYRPQFYFRTTDVTGACELPEGTEMVMPGDNVQMVVTLIAPIAMEDGLRFAIREGGRTVGAGVVAKIIE
- the rplL gene encoding 50S ribosomal protein L7/L12, whose protein sequence is MSLTKEDIINAIAEMSVKDVVELIEAMEEKFGVTAAAAVMAGPAAGEAAAEEKDEFDVILSSAGDKKVNVIKAVRGITGLGLKEAKALVDGAPSPLKEGVSKDEAEAAKKELEEAGATVELK
- the nusG gene encoding transcription termination/antitermination protein NusG, which produces MAKHWYVVQAYSGYEKRVKTSLKERIELHEMDHLFGEVLVPTEEVVEMRAGQKRKSERKFFPGYVLVEMELNDDTWHLVKETPRVLGFIGGKADKPAPITDREAQAILNRIDDSVDKPKPKTLFEPGEMVRVIDGPFNDFNGVVEEVNYEKSRLRVAVLIFGRSTPVELEFGQVEKN
- the rplK gene encoding 50S ribosomal protein L11 → MAKKIEAYIKLQVKAGQANPSPPVGPALGQHGVNIMEFCKAFNAQTQSLEPGLPVPVVISVYSDRSFTFIMKSPPAAVLLRKAAKIKSGSGRPNTEKVGKVTRAQLEEIVEMKKADLTASDMDAAVRTIAGSARSAGIEVEGL
- the secE gene encoding preprotein translocase subunit SecE, which gives rise to MNAKVEAKTFRLDGLKWLLVVLLVGAAVAGNSYYAEIPLLYRVLAIVALCVAAVFVAVQTEKGNAFWNLLREAQNEVRRVVWPSRQEATQTTLIVVVFVLLMAVILWALDTGLGWAASKIIG
- the rplA gene encoding 50S ribosomal protein L1, with the translated sequence MAKLTKRQRAMAEKVESGKAYGIDEAVALLKEFSNVKFAETVDAAINLGIDPRKSDQAVRGATTLPHGTGKEVRVAVFTQGANADAAKEAGADLVGMDELAAEVKAGKMDFDVVVASPDAMRVVGQLGQILGPRGLMPNPKTGTVTPDVATAVKNAKAGQVRFRADKGGIIHGGIGKVGFDVNALKENLEALVADLKKAKPASAKGVYLKKITLSTTMGPGLTIDQATLDVK
- the rpoB gene encoding DNA-directed RNA polymerase subunit beta — translated: MAYSYTEKKRIRKDFGKLPKVMDVPFLLAIQLDSYRKFTQADTRPDERLDIGLQAAFKSVFPIVSYSGNAALEYVSYTLGKPAFDVKECTLRGVTYACPLRVRVRLIIYDKESANKSIKDIKEQEVYMGEIPLMTENGTFVINGTERVIVSQLHRSPGVFFDHDKGKTHSSGKLLYAARVIPYRGSWLDFEFDPKDLVYVRIDRRRKLPATILLRALGYASQEMLEMFFETSKFTLEDDTVSLELIPSRLRGDVASFDIKDGKGKVIVEEGRRITPRHIRQLEKAGVENLEAPLTYLNGRVLAHDIIDDSTGEVAVECNTEITDEVVAKLRLLNVKSVETLYTNDLDCGPFISDTLRADPSRTQLEALVEIYRMMRPGEPPTKESAESLFENLFFSDERYDLSAVGRMKFNRRLGREDETGQGTLSKEDIVDVLKTLIEIRNGRGMVDDIDHLGNRRVRSVGEMAENQFRVGLVRVERAVKERLSMAESEGLMPQDLINAKPVAAAVKEFFGSSQLSQFMDQNNPLSEVTHKRRVSALGPGGLTRERAGFEVRDVHPTHYGRVCPIETPEGPNIGLINSLATYARANHYGFLESPYRKVIDGKLTDQIEYLSAINEANFVVAQASAAVDENGRFTDDLVSVRYQYEFTLKTPDEIQYMDVSARQVVSVAAAMIPFLEHDDANRALMGSNMQRQAVPTLRAEKPLVGTGMERTVARDSGVCVVAKRGGVIERVDASRVVVRVRDEEVEAGDAGVDLYGLTKYTRSNQNTCINQRPIVKTGDVVERGDILADGPSVDLGELALGQNMRIAFMPWNGYNFEDSILVSERVVQEDRFTTIHIQELTCIARDTKLGSEEITADIPNVGESALNKLDESGIVYIGAEVGAGDILVGKVTPKGEAQLTPEEKLLRAIFGEKASDVKDTSLRAPSGTRGTVIDVQVFTRDGLQKDQRSLAIEKAQLDEVRKDLNEEYRIVEGATFERLAAALEGQKVAGGKGVKKGDVLNAEILSGLPREDWFKLRMAEESLNEQLEKAEAQLSERRKLLDEQFEDKKKKLESGDDLAPGVLKIVKVYLAIKRRIQPGDKMAGRHGNKGVISVIKPVEDMPYDENGEPVDVVLNPLGVPSRMNVGQVLEMHLGMAAKGLGVKIDRMIKEKQEAAKVRGFLEEVYNSTGGNKEELDELSDEEVMAMSENLRRGVPMATPVFDGADESEIKTLLRLADIPDSGQITLYDGRTGDAFERPVTVGYMYMLKLNHLVDDKMHARSTGSYSLVTQQPLGGKAQFGGQRFGEMEVWALEAYGAAYTLQEMLTVKSDDVEGRTKMYKNIVDGDHRMEPGMPESFNVLVKEIRSLGMNFELENE